One genomic region from Conexibacter woesei Iso977N encodes:
- a CDS encoding NADP-dependent oxidoreductase — protein sequence MGDAMRALRLHEHGGPEQLRYEDRAPVPPTTTGDVLIAVHAASFTPGELDWPSTWVDRSGHDRRPVVPCHEVSGVVEALGFGAAGLCVGDEVYGLTDWYRDGAAADYVAVEARNVARKPASLDHVAAATIPLAGLTAWQGLFRHGALRPGQTVLIHGAGGGVGTLAVQLAHLAGARVVATGRPDAAELVTALGADVFADAADATFGDPGQVALVLDLVGGALLERSWPLVEPGGAVVSIAEPPDAQEAARRGVAAKYFVVEPDRAGLDELTARIDAGELRAVVGATCDLDEQAPAAIAAKERGGTTGKLALQVR from the coding sequence ATGGGAGATGCGATGCGCGCACTGCGCCTGCACGAGCACGGGGGCCCTGAGCAGCTGCGGTACGAAGACCGGGCGCCGGTCCCGCCCACGACGACCGGGGACGTCCTGATCGCCGTCCACGCCGCGTCGTTCACGCCCGGCGAGCTGGACTGGCCGTCGACCTGGGTCGACCGCTCCGGCCACGACCGCCGCCCGGTCGTGCCCTGCCACGAGGTCTCCGGCGTGGTCGAGGCGCTCGGGTTCGGCGCCGCCGGGCTCTGCGTCGGCGACGAGGTCTACGGGTTGACCGACTGGTACCGCGACGGCGCCGCGGCCGACTACGTGGCGGTCGAGGCGCGCAACGTCGCGCGCAAGCCGGCGTCGCTGGACCACGTCGCGGCCGCGACGATCCCGCTCGCGGGGCTGACCGCGTGGCAGGGCCTGTTCCGCCACGGCGCGCTGCGGCCCGGCCAGACGGTCCTGATCCACGGCGCGGGCGGCGGCGTCGGGACGCTCGCCGTCCAGCTCGCGCACCTCGCGGGCGCGCGGGTGGTCGCGACCGGCCGGCCGGACGCCGCGGAGCTGGTGACCGCGCTCGGCGCCGACGTCTTCGCCGACGCGGCCGACGCGACGTTCGGCGACCCGGGTCAGGTCGCGCTCGTGCTCGACCTCGTCGGCGGCGCGCTGCTGGAGCGGTCCTGGCCGCTGGTCGAGCCGGGCGGCGCGGTCGTCTCGATCGCCGAGCCGCCGGACGCCCAGGAGGCCGCGCGCCGCGGCGTCGCCGCGAAGTACTTCGTGGTCGAGCCCGACCGCGCGGGCCTGGACGAGCTGACCGCCCGGATCGACGCGGGCGAGCTGCGCGCGGTCGTCGGCGCGACCTGCGACCTGGACGAGCAGGCGCCGGCCGCGATCGCCGCCAAGGAGCGCGGCGGCACGACCGGCAAGCTGGCGCTGCAGGTGCGCTGA
- a CDS encoding LysR family transcriptional regulator encodes MTVTSLAPPSRRRSPQSLIDVSPRLLRCFVTLGEELHFGRAADRLFVAQPALSRSIKQLELLLGRQLFVRTTRTVALTPSAAILLPAAREVLASLGALSEDLAAAHDTLRVAHLPFTDTVAVLLDAYAQGAPATPVRETTLGPSDQLAALRDGRLDVAFCRGPLGEDPALRSHVVRLDPLMVGVIGRDPALDRPVDLRRRTVAVAHDPAAADDFGAFVGAYEAAAGVTIRRVPVATGSGTEAYAMRRAGAHAYVTLRSRGVRLDAPCPLVGALPLQAYYAWTLVWRRSAPAPVRRFVEVATEVAATRGWLDTTALPGEPWIPEADGGWTALAA; translated from the coding sequence ATGACCGTGACCTCGCTGGCGCCGCCCTCCCGGCGCCGGTCCCCCCAGAGCCTGATCGACGTCTCCCCGCGTCTGCTGCGCTGCTTCGTCACGCTCGGCGAGGAGCTGCACTTCGGTCGCGCGGCCGACCGCCTGTTCGTCGCCCAGCCCGCGCTGTCGCGCTCGATCAAGCAGCTCGAGCTCCTGCTCGGCCGCCAGCTGTTCGTCCGGACCACCCGGACCGTCGCGCTGACGCCGAGCGCCGCGATCCTGCTGCCCGCCGCACGCGAGGTGCTCGCCTCGCTCGGCGCGCTCTCTGAGGACCTCGCGGCCGCCCACGACACGCTGCGCGTCGCGCACCTGCCGTTCACCGACACGGTCGCGGTCCTGCTCGACGCGTACGCCCAGGGCGCGCCCGCGACGCCGGTGCGCGAGACGACGCTCGGGCCGAGCGACCAGCTCGCCGCGCTGCGCGACGGGCGCCTGGACGTCGCGTTCTGCCGCGGGCCGCTCGGCGAGGACCCGGCGCTGCGCTCGCATGTTGTACGCCTCGATCCGCTGATGGTCGGCGTGATCGGGCGCGACCCGGCGCTCGACCGCCCGGTCGACCTGCGCCGCCGGACCGTCGCGGTCGCCCACGACCCGGCCGCGGCCGACGACTTCGGCGCGTTCGTCGGCGCCTACGAGGCGGCGGCGGGCGTGACGATCCGGCGCGTCCCGGTCGCCACCGGGTCCGGGACCGAGGCCTATGCCATGCGCCGCGCGGGCGCGCACGCCTACGTGACGCTGCGCTCGCGCGGCGTCCGGCTCGACGCGCCGTGCCCGCTCGTCGGCGCGCTGCCGCTGCAGGCCTACTACGCCTGGACGCTGGTCTGGCGCCGCAGCGCGCCGGCGCCGGTGCGGCGGTTCGTGGAGGTCGCGACCGAGGTCGCGGCCACGCGCGGGTGGCTCGACACGACCGCGCTGCCCGGCGAGCCCTGGATCCCGGAGGCGGACGGCGGATGGACGGCGCTGGCGGCGTAG
- a CDS encoding LysR family transcriptional regulator: MDGAGGVELRPRLLAQFVVLADHGDVRRAAEALDVTPRALSRAVRELEAGAREPLLERGTRTVALTPAGARLVASARRVLRAVDRFDALALADRDVLRVAHVANADTLSAILDHAAARDGADGAALAEHVASGDQQLRELADHRLDLAVCPVRGAIPDELEALPLRLDPLVVVGGLAHDDVDVVDPDDGIPLLVAEYGAAWPVYDLLVAELAARRPGCVVERVEVPIGSGRELAALLRRAAGARVLVPSSTLPDGAARSLRVRPLGPEQPCVAWHLVWRAGVAAPGLDGLIAAACEVALARGWRGVAEGTPPPWVAAGYRDFP; encoded by the coding sequence ATGGACGGCGCTGGCGGCGTAGAGCTGCGCCCGCGGCTGCTCGCGCAGTTCGTCGTGCTCGCCGACCACGGCGACGTGCGCAGGGCGGCCGAGGCGCTGGACGTCACGCCGCGCGCGCTGTCGCGGGCGGTGCGCGAGCTGGAGGCCGGCGCGCGCGAGCCGCTGCTGGAGCGCGGGACGCGGACGGTCGCGCTGACCCCGGCGGGCGCGCGGCTGGTGGCGAGCGCGCGCAGGGTGCTGCGCGCGGTCGACCGCTTCGACGCGCTGGCGCTGGCCGACCGCGACGTCCTGCGCGTCGCGCACGTCGCCAACGCCGACACGCTGTCGGCGATCCTCGACCACGCCGCCGCGCGCGACGGCGCCGACGGCGCGGCGTTGGCCGAGCACGTCGCCTCCGGCGACCAGCAGCTGCGCGAGCTGGCCGACCACCGCCTCGACCTCGCGGTCTGTCCGGTCCGGGGCGCGATCCCGGACGAGCTGGAGGCGCTGCCGCTGCGGCTGGACCCGCTCGTCGTCGTCGGTGGTCTCGCTCACGACGATGTTGATGTGGTCGATCCCGACGACGGGATCCCGCTGCTCGTCGCCGAGTACGGCGCGGCGTGGCCGGTCTACGACCTGCTCGTCGCGGAGCTGGCCGCGCGGCGGCCGGGGTGCGTCGTGGAGCGCGTCGAGGTCCCGATCGGCTCGGGCCGCGAGCTGGCGGCGCTGCTGCGCCGGGCCGCGGGCGCGCGCGTGCTGGTGCCGTCGTCCACGCTGCCGGACGGCGCGGCGCGCAGCCTGCGCGTCCGGCCGCTGGGCCCGGAGCAGCCGTGCGTCGCCTGGCACCTCGTGTGGCGCGCGGGCGTCGCGGCGCCGGGCCTGGACGGGCTGATCGCCGCCGCCTGCGAGGTCGCGCTGGCGCGCGGCTGGCGCGGGGTGGCGGAGGGCACGCCGCCGCCGTGGGTCGCCGCGGGCTATCGCGACTTCCCGTAG
- a CDS encoding helix-turn-helix transcriptional regulator has product MADTTGLIGRTDELARLGALLDAVPAGGSSLLVRGDAGIGKSALVAAAAEDAAARGWRVLRVEGAQGEALLPLAALHRLLLPVLGEVGALPAGERDALLGAFGLAEVSVPEIYRLALAVLNLLTEIAAVSPVVVVVEDTHWLDRSSAAVLAFVARRVAADAVFLLASARPGEDDEPIAEAVAAVLEPAPLDGDAAAALLDRSGGGALDPARRAAVLAAAQGNPLALVELPRALLAGGAWAAGEELPMTDRLERAFADRLGELPEATGTAVLLAALAGDMDAVAARAAAGGDDLAPAVAAGLIERDAAGRVRFRHPLVRSAVARAAPVDRRMAAHAALAAVAGEDPDRRAWHRANATLGADESVAADLQAVARRAQRRGAIADAVSALERAADFSVAGERRTQRLLHAAELAAEIGQVAAIRRVEAAVGALELTGSDRLRLEAVREAVDYDMSSAGERVDQLIELADTAQSGGLDDLARQFLVQAAFRCWIVDFGGAREARVVEAVERVVGDAFDPRGVVARAYAAPLDQAATVLASVSDPELVATADPVGLHLLGHAASCVGEFHVAARLCGAAVDGLRAEGRLTTLTQALRIQAWATLRIGHWDVCATAGTEAVRLTHETRQPLVRADVLSALAALAALRGDLERAAALAADAEALALDTGNHVTLSTIEVGRAFAAAGDGRSGDAFDILIRVFRPGEPVHQRMQAVWATGALTEYAVLSGHDDAARAEVAALEERAAGRALSSGVAISLRHARALLAEPEVAEARFEEALDPALGVWPFDSARIRLSYGAWLRRQRRVVDSRAPLRAARDAFDRLGASGWADRARVELAAAGEDSTRRAPEAWDELTPQEVQVAQMVAQGLSNKEIGQRLYVSHRTIASHLYRMFPKLGVTSRAQIARAVAERERA; this is encoded by the coding sequence ATGGCCGACACGACGGGGCTGATCGGGCGCACGGACGAGCTGGCGCGGCTCGGCGCGCTGCTCGACGCGGTCCCGGCCGGCGGCTCCTCGCTGCTCGTGCGCGGCGACGCGGGGATCGGGAAGTCGGCGCTGGTCGCCGCGGCGGCCGAGGACGCCGCGGCACGCGGGTGGCGTGTGCTGCGCGTCGAGGGCGCCCAAGGCGAGGCGCTGCTGCCGCTCGCCGCGCTGCACCGGCTGCTGCTGCCGGTCCTCGGCGAGGTCGGCGCGCTGCCCGCGGGCGAGCGCGACGCGCTGCTCGGCGCGTTCGGGCTGGCGGAGGTCTCGGTGCCGGAGATCTACCGGCTCGCGCTCGCGGTGCTGAACCTGCTGACCGAGATCGCGGCCGTCTCGCCCGTTGTTGTCGTTGTCGAAGACACGCACTGGCTGGACCGCTCGTCGGCGGCGGTGCTGGCCTTCGTGGCGCGGCGCGTCGCGGCCGACGCGGTGTTCCTGCTGGCCAGCGCGCGGCCGGGGGAGGACGACGAGCCGATCGCCGAGGCGGTCGCGGCCGTGCTGGAGCCGGCGCCGCTGGACGGCGACGCCGCCGCGGCGCTGCTTGACCGCAGCGGCGGCGGCGCGCTCGACCCGGCGCGGCGCGCGGCGGTCCTGGCGGCGGCGCAGGGCAACCCCTTGGCCTTGGTCGAGCTGCCGCGCGCGCTGCTGGCCGGCGGCGCCTGGGCCGCCGGTGAGGAGCTGCCGATGACGGATCGCCTGGAGCGCGCGTTCGCCGACCGGCTCGGCGAGCTGCCCGAGGCGACCGGGACCGCGGTCCTGCTCGCCGCGCTGGCCGGCGACATGGACGCCGTGGCGGCCCGCGCGGCCGCCGGCGGCGACGACCTCGCGCCCGCGGTCGCCGCCGGGCTGATCGAGCGCGACGCCGCCGGGCGGGTGCGCTTCCGTCATCCGCTGGTGCGCTCGGCGGTCGCGCGGGCCGCGCCGGTCGACCGGCGCATGGCGGCGCACGCGGCGCTGGCGGCGGTCGCCGGCGAGGACCCGGACCGCCGCGCCTGGCATCGCGCCAACGCGACGCTCGGCGCCGACGAGTCGGTCGCCGCCGACCTCCAGGCGGTCGCGCGGCGCGCGCAGCGCAGGGGCGCGATCGCCGACGCGGTCAGCGCCCTGGAGCGCGCAGCGGACTTCAGCGTCGCGGGCGAGCGGCGCACCCAGCGGCTCCTGCACGCCGCCGAGCTGGCGGCGGAGATCGGGCAGGTCGCGGCGATCCGGCGCGTCGAGGCGGCGGTCGGCGCACTCGAGCTGACCGGCAGCGACCGGCTGCGGCTGGAAGCGGTCCGGGAGGCCGTCGACTACGACATGTCGAGCGCGGGCGAGCGCGTCGACCAACTCATAGAACTGGCCGACACCGCGCAGTCCGGCGGGCTCGACGACCTCGCGCGCCAGTTCCTGGTGCAGGCGGCGTTCCGGTGCTGGATCGTCGACTTCGGCGGCGCGCGCGAGGCCCGGGTCGTCGAGGCGGTGGAGCGAGTTGTAGGAGATGCCTTCGACCCGCGCGGCGTCGTCGCGCGCGCCTACGCGGCGCCGCTGGACCAAGCGGCGACGGTCCTGGCGTCGGTCAGCGACCCGGAGCTCGTCGCGACCGCCGACCCGGTCGGCCTGCACCTGCTCGGCCACGCGGCGTCGTGCGTCGGCGAGTTCCACGTCGCGGCGCGGCTGTGCGGGGCGGCGGTCGACGGGCTGCGCGCGGAGGGGCGGCTGACGACGCTGACGCAGGCGCTGCGGATCCAGGCGTGGGCGACGCTGCGGATCGGGCACTGGGACGTGTGCGCGACGGCGGGGACCGAGGCGGTCCGGCTGACGCACGAGACGCGCCAGCCGCTGGTCCGGGCCGACGTGCTCAGCGCGCTGGCGGCGCTGGCCGCGCTGCGCGGCGACCTCGAGCGCGCCGCCGCGCTGGCCGCCGACGCCGAGGCGCTGGCGCTCGACACCGGCAACCACGTGACGCTGTCGACGATCGAGGTCGGGCGCGCGTTCGCGGCCGCGGGCGACGGGCGCTCGGGCGACGCGTTCGACATCCTGATCCGCGTCTTCCGGCCCGGCGAGCCCGTCCACCAGCGCATGCAGGCGGTCTGGGCGACCGGCGCGCTGACCGAGTACGCGGTGCTCAGCGGGCACGACGACGCGGCGCGCGCCGAGGTCGCCGCGCTGGAGGAGCGCGCCGCGGGGCGCGCGCTGAGCAGCGGCGTCGCGATCTCGCTGCGCCACGCCCGCGCGCTGCTCGCCGAGCCGGAGGTCGCCGAGGCGCGCTTCGAGGAGGCGCTCGATCCGGCGCTGGGCGTGTGGCCGTTCGACAGCGCGCGGATCCGGCTCTCCTACGGTGCCTGGCTGCGCCGCCAGCGGCGCGTCGTCGACTCGCGCGCGCCGCTGCGCGCGGCCCGCGACGCGTTCGACCGCCTCGGCGCGTCCGGCTGGGCCGACCGCGCGCGCGTCGAGCTGGCGGCGGCCGGCGAGGACTCCACGCGGCGCGCGCCCGAGGCCTGGGACGAGCTGACGCCGCAGGAGGTCCAGGTCGCCCAGATGGTCGCTCAGGGCCTGTCGAACAAGGAGATCGGGCAGCGCCTGTACGTCTCGCACCGCACGATCGCGTCGCACCTCTACCGGATGTTCCCCAAGCTCGGCGTGACCTCGCGGGCGCAGATCGCGCGAGCCGTCGCCGAGCGCGAGCGCGCCTGA
- a CDS encoding sensor histidine kinase, with the protein MEPAGSGTHPSQARGAIPALELLVEVLSGPADADAEEHFYSHLAEAVCRLADMRRAIIFRYDDASRLVRVAGAHGVDPAAFTDAHISVEVAPLAATALAEDRVIEVLPGEEQFIAPEFLPLLGESALVYVPIAAAGRWPGVMLVEPAPSALPLDDATRDLLWTLGKTLALAAMARIATFHGERARQLEDRIDLAREIHDRVIQRLFGVSLVMTRPLGDDARLRAADEIQTALSELRSALQRPLGRRARETGTTLAAELKRLTVAHADLGLHVQGDIPEVPVDLEPLAQSVLTEAVRNVRKHAVASEIAVQARTENGVFVLEVWNDGVTGSRTAPGAPGMGLRLAALEAIHVGGVVEFGPRPNGRWQVRLAVPVAS; encoded by the coding sequence GTGGAGCCCGCCGGATCCGGAACGCACCCGTCGCAGGCCCGCGGGGCGATTCCCGCCCTCGAGCTGCTCGTCGAGGTGCTCTCGGGACCGGCCGACGCGGACGCGGAGGAGCACTTCTACTCGCACCTCGCCGAGGCGGTCTGCCGCCTGGCCGACATGCGGCGGGCGATCATCTTCCGCTACGACGACGCGTCGCGGCTCGTGCGGGTGGCGGGCGCGCACGGCGTCGACCCGGCGGCGTTCACCGACGCGCACATCTCGGTCGAGGTCGCGCCGCTGGCGGCGACCGCGCTGGCCGAGGACCGCGTGATCGAGGTGCTCCCGGGCGAGGAGCAGTTCATCGCGCCGGAGTTCCTGCCGCTGCTCGGCGAGAGCGCGCTGGTCTACGTCCCGATCGCGGCGGCGGGGCGCTGGCCGGGCGTCATGCTGGTCGAGCCGGCGCCGAGCGCGCTGCCGCTCGACGACGCGACGCGCGACCTGCTGTGGACGCTCGGCAAGACGCTGGCGCTGGCCGCGATGGCGCGGATCGCGACGTTCCACGGCGAGCGCGCGCGCCAGCTGGAGGACCGGATCGACCTCGCGCGCGAGATCCACGACCGCGTGATCCAGCGGCTGTTCGGCGTGTCGCTCGTGATGACGCGGCCGCTGGGCGACGACGCGCGGCTGCGCGCGGCGGACGAGATCCAGACCGCTCTGAGCGAGCTGCGCAGCGCGCTGCAGCGGCCTTTGGGCCGTCGCGCGCGCGAGACCGGGACGACGCTGGCCGCCGAGCTCAAGCGGCTGACCGTCGCGCACGCCGACCTCGGGCTGCACGTCCAGGGCGACATCCCGGAGGTGCCCGTCGACCTGGAGCCGCTGGCGCAGTCGGTCCTGACCGAGGCGGTCCGCAACGTGCGCAAGCACGCGGTCGCGTCCGAGATCGCGGTCCAGGCGAGGACCGAGAACGGCGTCTTCGTGCTGGAGGTCTGGAACGACGGCGTGACCGGGTCGCGCACCGCGCCGGGCGCGCCCGGGATGGGGCTGCGGCTGGCGGCGCTGGAGGCGATCCACGTCGGCGGCGTCGTCGAGTTCGGGCCGCGGCCGAACGGGCGCTGGCAGGTCCGGCTGGCGGTGCCGGTCGCGTCATGA
- a CDS encoding LuxR C-terminal-related transcriptional regulator: MSGDARKLKVLVVDDHDVVHWGFRVMLSELPWVEKTLSARNGEEAIALARRYEPDVALVDLFVGEESGPEICEQLHLARRGVKVLLISGAGRISAEAARACGATGFVPKDWPAVDIARAVRMVGLGMSMFEPEDDAAANGAAKGPGLTPREQEVLQLVATGATNREIAAALHLSPHTVKEHASALYKKLEARNRADAVLRAQRLGILG; the protein is encoded by the coding sequence ATGAGCGGCGACGCGCGCAAGTTGAAGGTCTTGGTCGTCGACGACCACGACGTCGTCCACTGGGGCTTCCGGGTGATGTTGTCCGAGCTGCCGTGGGTCGAGAAGACGCTGTCGGCGCGCAACGGCGAGGAGGCGATCGCGCTCGCGCGGCGCTACGAGCCGGACGTCGCGCTGGTCGACCTGTTCGTCGGCGAGGAGTCGGGCCCGGAGATCTGCGAGCAGCTGCACCTCGCCCGGCGCGGCGTCAAGGTCCTGCTGATCTCCGGCGCCGGGCGGATCTCGGCCGAGGCGGCGCGCGCGTGCGGCGCGACGGGGTTCGTCCCGAAGGACTGGCCGGCGGTCGACATCGCGCGCGCGGTCCGGATGGTCGGGCTGGGCATGTCGATGTTCGAGCCCGAGGACGACGCCGCGGCCAACGGCGCCGCGAAGGGGCCGGGGCTGACGCCGCGCGAGCAGGAGGTCCTGCAGCTCGTCGCGACCGGGGCCACGAACCGCGAGATCGCGGCGGCGCTGCACCTGTCCCCGCACACGGTCAAGGAGCACGCGAGCGCGTTGTACAAGAAGTTGGAGGCGCGCAACCGCGCCGACGCGGTGCTGCGCGCGCAGCGGCTGGGCATCCTGGGCTGA
- a CDS encoding SDR family oxidoreductase: MLLLTGATGFLGGELLVRLVEETDRDIIVLVRADDDAAATTRVARTLATLLPPEALSAAVPRVRAVAAHLDRPGLGLPPRDVDALAAQIDAVVHCAASVQFTLPYDEAWAINVGGTRAMLDLAARAPELERFVHVSTAYVAGDRPGPYRESEGDVGQRPRNTYEQTKLMAEQDVLAAGLPGTSILRPSIVVGDSRTGWTPAFNVIYWPLRAFARGLFPVVPGTPEARVDIVPVDTVADALLTLATADPVTGTFHVVAGDDAPTARRLTELAASAFDAPLPDFVTPGSAPEVEQRAGAFLPYFRVPGVFRTDASSRLGFIPPPLETYFTTLLRYADEARWGRANRARWTTAPVA, from the coding sequence GTGCTCCTCCTCACCGGCGCGACCGGCTTCCTCGGCGGCGAGTTGTTGGTGCGGTTGGTCGAGGAGACCGACCGCGACATCATAGTGCTGGTCCGCGCCGACGACGACGCGGCGGCCACGACGCGCGTCGCGCGCACGCTGGCGACGCTGCTGCCGCCGGAGGCGCTGAGCGCCGCGGTCCCGCGGGTCCGGGCGGTCGCCGCGCACCTGGACCGGCCGGGGCTCGGGCTGCCGCCGCGCGATGTTGATGCCCTTGCTGCGCAGATCGACGCGGTCGTGCACTGCGCGGCGTCGGTGCAGTTCACGCTGCCCTACGACGAGGCGTGGGCGATCAACGTCGGCGGCACCCGCGCGATGCTCGACCTGGCGGCGCGCGCTCCGGAGCTCGAGCGCTTCGTGCACGTCAGCACCGCCTACGTCGCCGGCGACCGGCCCGGGCCGTACCGCGAGTCCGAGGGCGACGTCGGCCAGCGGCCGCGCAACACGTACGAGCAGACCAAGTTGATGGCCGAGCAGGACGTGCTGGCCGCCGGCCTGCCGGGCACGTCGATCCTGCGGCCGTCGATCGTCGTCGGGGACTCCCGGACGGGGTGGACGCCGGCGTTCAACGTCATCTACTGGCCGCTGCGGGCGTTCGCGCGCGGGCTGTTCCCGGTCGTGCCGGGGACGCCGGAGGCGCGCGTGGACATCGTGCCGGTCGACACCGTCGCCGACGCGCTCCTGACCCTGGCGACCGCGGATCCGGTCACCGGGACCTTCCACGTCGTGGCCGGCGATGACGCGCCGACCGCCCGCCGCCTCACCGAGCTCGCCGCATCGGCCTTCGACGCTCCGCTCCCGGACTTCGTCACGCCCGGCTCGGCGCCCGAGGTCGAGCAGCGCGCCGGGGCGTTCCTGCCCTACTTCCGCGTCCCCGGCGTCTTCCGCACCGACGCCTCCTCCCGCCTCGGCTTCATCCCACCACCCCTCGAGACCTACTTCACCACCCTCCTCCGCTACGCCGACGAAGCCCGCTGGGGCCGCGCCAACCGCGCCCGCTGGACCACCGCACCGGTGGCATAG
- a CDS encoding metallophosphoesterase family protein: protein MRILALYDIHGNIDALDAVLADPRAQDRDAVVVGGDAVPGAFAADVLDRLDALAEPTHWVRGNGEREVAAVDPDGAAPDPDDLPLVTATLNARALDPARVAALGALPLTLELDGVLFCHATPRSDEEMLTRLSPPDRYDDALAGVEQPLVVAGHTHQQHDHTTSAGVRFVNAGSVGLPYEGDGAARWLLVDNGEPRLMSTTYDHAAAGARILASGWPDTDSTAAAMTQLVEALEITELFESRTT, encoded by the coding sequence ATGCGGATCCTCGCGCTGTACGACATCCACGGGAACATCGACGCCCTCGACGCGGTCCTCGCCGATCCCCGGGCGCAGGACCGCGACGCGGTCGTCGTCGGCGGCGACGCGGTCCCGGGCGCGTTCGCCGCCGACGTCCTGGACCGCCTCGACGCGCTCGCCGAGCCCACGCACTGGGTCCGTGGGAACGGCGAGCGCGAGGTCGCGGCCGTCGACCCCGACGGCGCGGCGCCGGACCCGGACGACCTCCCGCTCGTCACCGCGACCCTCAACGCCCGCGCGCTCGACCCCGCGCGCGTGGCGGCACTCGGCGCGCTGCCGCTGACCCTCGAGCTCGACGGCGTCCTGTTCTGCCACGCGACGCCACGCAGCGACGAGGAGATGCTGACCCGCCTCTCCCCTCCGGACCGCTACGACGACGCGCTGGCCGGCGTCGAGCAACCGCTGGTCGTTGCCGGCCACACCCATCAACAACACGACCACACGACGAGCGCCGGCGTCCGCTTCGTCAACGCCGGCAGCGTCGGCCTGCCCTACGAGGGCGACGGCGCGGCCCGCTGGTTGTTGGTGGACAACGGCGAGCCCCGCCTCATGTCCACCACCTACGACCACGCCGCCGCGGGCGCCCGCATCCTGGCCTCCGGCTGGCCGGACACCGACTCGACCGCGGCGGCGATGACACAGCTGGTCGAAGCGCTCGAGATCACCGAGCTCTTCGAGTCTCGTACCACCTAG
- a CDS encoding DUF7144 family membrane protein, with product MSTLDAGMQSRGPSRPADRAYDEVHGLGWLLFAGIMLLVAGVLNIIYGIAAIGDSKFFVADTKYILSNLNTWGWVTLVLGAIQVIAAFSIWAGNQFGRWFGIAAASLSAIGALLSIPGYPFWSLAIFAVDILIIYGLSAYGGSHRSMV from the coding sequence ATGTCCACGCTCGACGCCGGAATGCAATCCCGCGGTCCCAGCCGCCCCGCCGACCGCGCCTACGACGAGGTCCACGGTCTCGGCTGGCTGCTCTTCGCCGGCATCATGCTGCTCGTCGCCGGCGTGCTGAACATCATCTACGGGATCGCCGCGATCGGCGACTCCAAGTTCTTCGTCGCCGACACCAAGTACATCCTCTCCAACCTCAACACGTGGGGCTGGGTGACGCTGGTCCTCGGCGCGATCCAGGTGATCGCCGCGTTCTCGATCTGGGCCGGCAACCAGTTCGGCCGCTGGTTCGGCATCGCCGCCGCGTCGCTGAGCGCGATCGGCGCGCTGCTGTCGATCCCCGGCTACCCGTTCTGGTCGCTGGCGATCTTCGCGGTCGACATCCTCATCATCTACGGCCTCTCGGCCTACGGCGGGTCGCATCGCAGCATGGTCTGA
- a CDS encoding sigma factor-like helix-turn-helix DNA-binding protein: MHRDPPVGELADAATLALLLALADLPPHERLAFILRRVFGLPADEVAALVPPPRAGDAASPPAAGPS; this comes from the coding sequence ATGCATCGCGACCCGCCCGTCGGCGAGCTCGCCGACGCGGCGACGCTCGCGCTCCTCCTCGCCCTCGCCGACCTCCCGCCCCACGAGCGCCTCGCGTTCATCCTCCGGCGCGTCTTCGGCCTCCCCGCCGACGAGGTCGCGGCGCTCGTCCCACCACCCCGCGCGGGTGACGCGGCCTCACCCCCGGCGGCGGGACCGTCATGA